Proteins encoded together in one Terriglobus saanensis SP1PR4 window:
- a CDS encoding efflux RND transporter periplasmic adaptor subunit translates to MTQQTQIVPTEETTARSSSVVLRVGVTVAILLVLVAIGVVPRLSRQRDALAASREAPATHPVVTLIHPKQGEPTSVLQLPGNIEPLYSANLYARVDGYLASRSVDIGTKVKAGQVLAVISSPEVDQQLLQAKAALAQSQASLEQAKAALEQARANAELTRLTKERDLPLGEQHAISQQIVDSAVQSHNARLADVSAASANITAAEANVTANRANVSRIQQTQSFERIVAPFDGVITQRNVERGDLVSIGTPAAGKPLFSIAQSGTLRIQVDVPQSEAVAIKDGQTAAVDVKERLGRAYTGTVIRNAGALNNAARTMLTEVQLDNKDGSLLPGMYAQVRFTLPQQRNSLIIPTSALVVNQGGMHVVTMDAGQTIHFVPVTIGKDMGKEIEILNGLQGSESLVASPGDLLNEGEHVEVR, encoded by the coding sequence ATGACGCAGCAGACACAAATCGTTCCGACCGAAGAGACCACTGCACGGTCCTCCAGCGTAGTTCTGCGAGTGGGTGTGACCGTGGCGATTCTTCTCGTGCTGGTTGCCATCGGAGTTGTGCCACGCCTCTCGCGACAGCGCGACGCCCTTGCTGCTTCACGTGAGGCACCGGCCACGCATCCGGTGGTCACGCTCATTCACCCAAAGCAGGGCGAGCCAACCTCTGTGCTGCAATTGCCCGGAAACATTGAACCGCTTTACAGTGCCAATCTGTATGCACGTGTGGACGGTTACCTTGCCAGTCGTAGTGTGGACATCGGCACCAAGGTGAAAGCAGGCCAGGTCCTGGCGGTGATCTCTTCTCCGGAAGTCGATCAGCAGCTTTTGCAGGCCAAGGCCGCTCTAGCGCAGTCGCAAGCTTCGCTTGAGCAAGCGAAGGCCGCGCTCGAACAGGCGAGGGCCAACGCTGAACTTACACGCCTGACCAAGGAGCGCGATCTTCCGTTGGGAGAGCAGCATGCCATCTCGCAACAGATTGTAGACAGCGCAGTGCAATCGCACAACGCGCGGTTGGCGGATGTCTCCGCCGCTTCTGCCAACATCACGGCAGCGGAAGCGAACGTGACGGCCAATCGTGCGAACGTCTCGCGTATCCAGCAGACACAAAGCTTCGAGCGGATCGTCGCTCCCTTCGACGGCGTCATTACGCAGCGCAATGTGGAACGTGGCGATCTTGTGAGCATTGGCACGCCGGCTGCGGGCAAACCGCTCTTTAGCATTGCGCAGAGCGGAACGTTGCGCATTCAGGTCGATGTCCCTCAGTCTGAGGCGGTTGCGATCAAAGACGGGCAGACCGCTGCAGTCGATGTGAAAGAGCGTCTTGGACGCGCCTACACAGGCACTGTGATTCGCAATGCGGGAGCTCTCAACAACGCCGCACGCACCATGCTCACCGAAGTGCAGTTGGACAACAAGGACGGTTCGCTGCTACCGGGCATGTATGCGCAGGTCAGGTTCACCCTGCCGCAGCAACGCAACTCTCTAATCATTCCTACAAGCGCCCTTGTAGTGAACCAAGGCGGAATGCATGTGGTCACGATGGATGCAGGGCAAACGATCCACTTTGTGCCCGTCACCATCGGCAAGGATATGGGCAAGGAAATCGAGATTCTGAATGGGCTGCAAGGCTCGGAGTCGCTGGTGGCAAGCCCTGGCGATCTCCTGAATGAGGGCGAACATGTCGAAGTACGCTGA
- a CDS encoding efflux transporter outer membrane subunit, translating into MSKYADFKPTQSKSMDETRSRKVVRYVLQTALAGLLTLMIVGCRVGPNYARPMGTTPQSYRGALAPEIAPATQAGASLGDRQWAAVFQDPVLQRLVAEALQNNLDLRVAAQRVLEAQAQVGITRSQQMPTINGGGSYSALQIPSSLAGNKSDGTPANSFFSGGGFSASAAWNLDFWGMYRRQTEAARAELLASAWGQRATRVTLVQEVAEAYFRLRSLDEQLEITNNTIKARQDSLQLTQSLEKYGFGSRADTRQAEELLHSALANLPEIRRQIAVQENTISILLGHNPDGVERGLKVADQPHPEEVPTGVPSQLLERRPDIQRAEATLIAANARIGVAKAQFFPQISLTSMGGSASNQLQNIFSSKNAYWYAAGSLSEPIFDGGRIRSNYHYSQAQQQEMLLEYRKTILTALKEVSNSLVAYKETRERRAEQTALVVSATDAVRLARLRYSGGNTSYLEVLTNDTNLYDAQLQLALSQEQEAVSLVQLYAALGGGWQ; encoded by the coding sequence ATGTCGAAGTACGCTGATTTCAAACCGACTCAAAGTAAATCGATGGATGAGACGAGATCACGCAAGGTGGTCAGGTATGTCCTGCAGACCGCACTCGCGGGTCTGTTGACGTTGATGATCGTCGGTTGCCGCGTGGGACCAAACTATGCGAGACCTATGGGCACCACGCCGCAAAGCTATCGTGGCGCATTGGCTCCTGAGATTGCACCGGCAACACAGGCCGGTGCGTCGCTCGGCGACCGTCAATGGGCCGCGGTCTTTCAGGATCCGGTCCTGCAGCGGCTAGTCGCGGAGGCCTTGCAGAACAACCTGGACCTTCGCGTTGCCGCGCAGCGAGTGCTGGAAGCACAGGCACAGGTGGGTATCACTCGGTCGCAGCAGATGCCGACGATCAACGGCGGAGGCAGTTACTCCGCTCTGCAGATCCCCAGCTCGCTCGCGGGCAATAAGTCCGACGGTACTCCCGCAAACTCCTTTTTTAGCGGCGGAGGCTTCAGCGCATCGGCGGCGTGGAACCTGGATTTCTGGGGCATGTATCGCCGCCAGACGGAGGCCGCCCGTGCGGAACTTCTCGCCAGCGCATGGGGACAACGCGCCACACGGGTCACGCTTGTGCAAGAGGTCGCCGAGGCATACTTTCGGCTTCGCAGCCTCGATGAGCAGTTAGAGATCACCAACAATACCATCAAGGCTCGGCAGGACTCTTTGCAGCTCACGCAATCGCTGGAGAAGTACGGCTTCGGTTCCAGGGCAGACACGCGACAGGCAGAAGAACTCCTCCACTCCGCGCTGGCGAACCTGCCCGAGATCCGCCGACAGATTGCCGTACAGGAGAACACGATCAGCATCCTTCTCGGCCACAATCCGGATGGCGTAGAGCGCGGTCTGAAGGTCGCGGACCAGCCGCATCCCGAAGAGGTGCCGACAGGCGTACCTTCACAGTTGCTGGAAAGACGCCCCGACATTCAGCGTGCGGAGGCTACGCTCATTGCGGCCAACGCCCGCATTGGAGTCGCCAAAGCGCAGTTCTTCCCTCAGATCTCGTTAACGAGTATGGGGGGCTCTGCCAGCAACCAGCTACAGAACATCTTCTCCAGCAAGAACGCTTACTGGTACGCGGCCGGTTCTCTGTCCGAGCCCATCTTTGACGGCGGTCGCATCCGTAGTAACTATCACTACTCGCAGGCGCAACAACAGGAGATGCTTCTCGAATATCGAAAGACAATTCTGACTGCACTCAAGGAGGTCTCGAACTCTCTGGTCGCTTACAAGGAGACGCGCGAACGCCGTGCGGAACAGACCGCGCTGGTCGTCTCTGCTACGGACGCTGTGCGTTTGGCGAGGCTACGTTACTCCGGCGGAAATACAAGCTATCTCGAAGTACTTACGAACGATACCAACCTCTATGACGCGCAACTGCAATTAGCGCTCAGCCAGGAGCAAGAGGCCGTCTCGCTGGTGCAGCTTTACGCGGCCCTTGGAGGAGGATGGCAGTAA
- a CDS encoding glycosyltransferase family 2 protein, whose protein sequence is MDRGLAGLRGICGQLTELAADLDGPAEVIICYEPEVIAEECLRSIVDVAAAPAKWPCPVLLYKVPSTANYYEKKNIGARHAQNQVLIFFDTDLLPDPGWLEGMLTPFQRWEVSVLMGATYLDSVRPYDMAVALFWIFKPARAAAPLHPTISLLSNNLAMRRPLFIRFPFPDRDLYRGQCTELGIQLLNAGLTLYEQTGARARHPPPPGKKFIKRALLAGQNEHFYHALERKTSFATNWAQLRTDYRNVAKRIRERSVVLKPNASARTLAWILGSSYYVIKALGYFRARMKAQLHRSLARAEG, encoded by the coding sequence TTGGACCGCGGACTGGCGGGACTTCGCGGCATCTGTGGCCAGTTGACGGAACTGGCCGCGGATCTCGACGGTCCTGCGGAAGTCATTATCTGTTATGAGCCGGAAGTGATTGCAGAGGAGTGCCTGCGGTCCATTGTGGATGTCGCCGCCGCTCCCGCAAAATGGCCTTGTCCTGTCCTTTTATATAAAGTCCCCTCTACGGCCAATTACTACGAAAAGAAAAACATCGGCGCGCGCCATGCCCAAAATCAAGTCCTGATTTTTTTCGATACGGATTTACTTCCTGACCCTGGTTGGCTCGAAGGCATGTTGACCCCGTTTCAGCGGTGGGAGGTCTCGGTGCTCATGGGTGCGACTTATCTGGATTCTGTGCGGCCATACGATATGGCGGTCGCGCTTTTCTGGATCTTCAAGCCCGCGAGGGCAGCGGCACCGCTCCATCCCACAATCAGCCTGCTCTCGAATAATCTCGCGATGCGGCGTCCGCTGTTTATTCGCTTTCCATTTCCCGACCGGGATCTATACCGTGGCCAATGCACGGAGCTTGGAATACAACTGCTGAACGCGGGCCTTACGCTATACGAACAGACAGGGGCGCGCGCCAGACACCCGCCGCCACCGGGAAAGAAATTTATTAAACGAGCCCTGTTAGCAGGGCAGAACGAGCATTTTTATCATGCGCTTGAAAGGAAGACCTCGTTTGCTACCAACTGGGCGCAGCTTCGCACCGATTATCGCAATGTCGCGAAGCGCATCAGGGAGCGCAGCGTTGTATTAAAGCCGAACGCAAGCGCGCGGACTCTCGCATGGATTCTAGGCTCCAGTTATTACGTCATCAAGGCGCTGGGTTACTTCCGGGCACGCATGAAGGCGCAACTCCACAGAAGCCTTGCGAGGGCCGAGGGCTGA